One part of the Halopenitus persicus genome encodes these proteins:
- a CDS encoding SHOCT domain-containing protein, which yields MPTQMDDTRLVTLLLVIIGVVVILPLFFMGFGMMGFGPMMGGMWGGHMWGGHMWGDGTLPGWMFIVSIVMQLLFLAALVGGGYLIHRAITGDASDSDEALEELRLAYARGELTDEEYEQRREALTRDT from the coding sequence ATGCCGACACAAATGGACGATACACGACTCGTCACGCTCCTCCTCGTTATCATCGGGGTCGTCGTCATTCTCCCGTTGTTCTTTATGGGATTCGGGATGATGGGATTCGGACCGATGATGGGCGGGATGTGGGGCGGTCATATGTGGGGCGGTCATATGTGGGGCGACGGGACGCTGCCCGGCTGGATGTTCATCGTCAGCATCGTGATGCAGCTCCTGTTCCTCGCCGCCCTCGTCGGTGGTGGGTACCTCATCCATCGCGCGATTACTGGGGATGCGAGTGACTCGGACGAAGCACTCGAAGAGCTCCGGCTCGCCTACGCCCGCGGAGAACTGACCGACGAGGAGTATGAACAGCGACGCGAGGCGCTCACCCGCGATACCTGA
- a CDS encoding aspartate kinase, translated as MRVVAKFGGTSLGSGDRINRAADSIATAVEEGHEIAVVASAMGSTTDELLDEITFEADEADRAEIVSMGERTSVRMLKAALGARGVDAIFLEPGSDRWPVITNEVGELDVEATRERARQLAADLDGVVPVITGFLAQDHLGNVTTLGRGGSDTTAVMLGNYMDADQVVIVTDVEGVMTGDPRVVEGARNVGRITVDELRNLSFRGAEVVAPSALSYKDEDLVVRVVHYQHGDLLEGGTRIEGQFENLIDMQEQPLTCVTVAGRAIRNRPGILAELSDALRNEEINVDAVASGMDSVTFYIDRERSEDAEAVLHERVVEDDTLSSVTVHDPIAVIRLTGGELPNQPGIIQEIVGPIASAGINIVDLITSATSVALFVAWEDRERALEIVQDEFDQ; from the coding sequence ATGCGAGTAGTCGCGAAGTTCGGCGGCACGAGCCTCGGCAGCGGCGACCGGATCAACCGCGCGGCGGACTCGATCGCGACGGCGGTCGAGGAAGGCCACGAGATCGCCGTCGTCGCCAGCGCGATGGGGTCGACGACCGACGAGCTCCTCGACGAGATCACCTTCGAGGCGGACGAGGCGGACCGCGCCGAGATCGTCTCGATGGGCGAACGGACGAGCGTCCGGATGCTGAAGGCCGCCCTCGGGGCACGCGGCGTCGACGCGATCTTCCTCGAGCCCGGCAGCGACCGCTGGCCGGTGATCACGAACGAGGTCGGGGAGCTCGACGTCGAAGCAACCCGTGAGCGGGCCCGACAGCTCGCGGCCGACCTCGACGGAGTCGTCCCCGTCATCACGGGTTTCCTGGCGCAGGACCACCTCGGCAACGTCACCACCCTCGGCCGCGGCGGGTCGGACACGACCGCCGTGATGCTCGGCAACTACATGGATGCCGACCAGGTCGTCATCGTCACCGACGTCGAGGGCGTGATGACCGGCGACCCGCGCGTCGTCGAGGGCGCCCGGAACGTCGGTCGGATCACGGTCGACGAGCTCCGAAACCTCTCGTTCCGGGGTGCGGAGGTGGTCGCGCCGAGCGCGCTCTCGTACAAGGACGAGGACCTCGTCGTTCGCGTCGTCCATTACCAACACGGCGACCTCCTCGAGGGCGGCACGCGGATCGAGGGCCAGTTCGAGAACCTGATCGACATGCAGGAGCAGCCGCTCACCTGCGTCACCGTCGCCGGGCGGGCGATCCGCAACCGGCCGGGGATCCTGGCCGAGCTCTCCGACGCCCTTCGAAACGAGGAGATCAACGTGGACGCCGTGGCCTCCGGGATGGACTCTGTCACCTTCTACATCGACCGGGAGCGCTCCGAGGACGCGGAGGCGGTGCTTCACGAGCGGGTCGTCGAGGACGACACGCTCTCCTCGGTCACCGTTCACGATCCGATCGCCGTCATCCGGCTGACCGGCGGCGAGCTACCCAACCAGCCGGGGATCATCCAGGAGATCGTCGGACCGATCGCGTCCGCCGGGATCAACATCGTCGACCTCATCACGAGCGCCACGTCGGTCGCCCTCTTCGTGGCATGGGAGGACCGCGAGCGGGCGCTCGAGATCGTGCAGGACGAGTTCGACCAGTAA
- a CDS encoding IMP cyclohydrolase, whose amino-acid sequence MYVGRFVVVAPGIGAYRVSSRSFPNRQVVDRDGTLTVSPTPDAPPTENPYISYNCVRTVDTPAGNRLAAIGNGSHVDPIAEKLELGYPERDALAEPLLALDYEKDDYDTPRIAGVIGAETATIGTVRSDALLIEAVTEPTIVATYEVDSPEAHPLEADTAAEAAGEVLTAAFDHPVCAAGVTVAEDGVSVAVDNGPDADSEA is encoded by the coding sequence ATGTACGTCGGACGGTTCGTCGTCGTCGCTCCGGGGATCGGTGCCTACCGCGTCTCCTCACGATCGTTTCCCAACCGCCAGGTCGTCGACCGGGACGGCACCCTGACCGTCTCGCCGACCCCGGACGCGCCGCCGACGGAGAACCCGTACATCTCCTACAACTGCGTCCGGACGGTCGACACGCCCGCGGGCAACCGGCTCGCCGCGATCGGAAACGGCTCCCACGTCGATCCGATCGCGGAGAAACTCGAGCTCGGATATCCGGAACGGGACGCGCTCGCGGAGCCGCTGCTCGCGCTCGATTACGAGAAGGACGACTACGACACTCCGCGCATCGCGGGCGTGATCGGCGCCGAGACCGCAACCATCGGCACCGTCCGCAGCGACGCGCTGCTGATCGAGGCGGTCACCGAACCCACGATCGTCGCCACCTACGAGGTCGACTCGCCGGAGGCGCATCCCCTCGAAGCCGACACGGCGGCCGAGGCCGCCGGCGAGGTGCTCACGGCGGCGTTCGATCACCCGGTCTGTGCGGCCGGCGTCACGGTCGCCGAGGACGGCGTGTCCGTCGCCGTGGATAACGGGCCGGACGCCGACTCGGAGGCCTGA
- a CDS encoding APC family permease has protein sequence MSDGLGLTEGVSMALGGMIGGGIYAVLGVVAGITMSAIWVAFLVAGVVAMCAGYSYNKLNSLTDNRGGSVTFVQCYLGNSTVAGMVGWTLLFGYIGSMAMYAFAFGEFTAAFDVVPTSLAGVPIRPFVSVVAVAGFVGLNLLGARTTGAVENVLVALKVGILVMFGIIGLVYAFGFSGAPFEYGGSQLGGFGPIMAAAISFVAFQGWQLLYYDQESVENPVETIRKAVYISIPVAVVIYILVGMVTVNLVPQALESHPHVALKDAASMMMEPYGLARVGSVVLALSALFSTGSAINATLFSSAHFAKGMLSEDLLPDQIGDAATDGIPERTVVVLGAITAMFTWYGSLGAITSFASLSFILVFGSMSSLAFRQRDHDEVNPVVPAVGTVGALAFFPLMLYNLYTREPNTFYMVLGIAAAVLAVELLYFERELLEQEVTEFESDVRAVFEGD, from the coding sequence ATGAGTGACGGCCTCGGACTAACGGAAGGCGTCTCGATGGCACTCGGCGGCATGATCGGGGGCGGTATCTACGCCGTCCTCGGCGTGGTTGCGGGGATAACGATGTCCGCCATTTGGGTCGCATTTCTGGTCGCCGGTGTCGTCGCCATGTGTGCGGGCTACTCGTACAACAAGCTCAACAGCCTCACGGACAACCGGGGCGGGTCGGTGACGTTCGTCCAGTGTTACCTCGGTAACTCCACCGTCGCCGGGATGGTCGGCTGGACGCTTCTGTTCGGCTACATCGGTTCCATGGCGATGTACGCGTTCGCCTTTGGCGAGTTCACGGCCGCATTCGACGTCGTCCCGACGAGCCTTGCCGGCGTCCCGATTCGACCGTTCGTCTCTGTCGTGGCAGTGGCTGGCTTCGTCGGCTTGAACCTGCTCGGGGCACGGACGACTGGTGCCGTCGAGAACGTCCTCGTCGCGCTGAAGGTCGGCATCCTCGTGATGTTCGGGATCATCGGCTTGGTGTATGCCTTCGGTTTCAGTGGAGCGCCGTTCGAATACGGCGGCAGCCAGCTCGGCGGGTTCGGACCCATCATGGCGGCAGCCATATCGTTCGTCGCCTTTCAGGGGTGGCAACTCCTGTATTACGACCAAGAGAGCGTCGAGAATCCCGTCGAGACCATCCGAAAGGCGGTGTACATCTCGATCCCGGTCGCCGTTGTCATCTATATCCTCGTGGGGATGGTAACGGTGAACCTCGTTCCCCAGGCGCTTGAGTCCCATCCACACGTCGCGCTCAAGGACGCCGCCTCGATGATGATGGAACCGTACGGACTGGCGCGCGTCGGGTCGGTCGTCCTCGCGCTGTCGGCGCTGTTCTCGACGGGGAGTGCGATCAACGCGACGCTGTTCTCGTCGGCACACTTCGCCAAGGGGATGCTCAGTGAGGACCTTCTCCCCGATCAGATCGGGGACGCGGCCACTGATGGCATCCCTGAGCGAACGGTGGTTGTCCTCGGAGCCATCACCGCGATGTTCACGTGGTACGGGAGCCTCGGGGCCATCACGTCGTTCGCTTCGCTGTCGTTCATCCTCGTCTTCGGCTCGATGAGCTCTCTCGCGTTCCGCCAACGAGATCACGACGAGGTGAACCCCGTCGTCCCTGCAGTCGGCACCGTCGGCGCGTTGGCGTTCTTTCCGTTGATGCTGTACAACCTCTACACTCGCGAGCCGAATACCTTCTATATGGTGCTCGGTATCGCCGCCGCCGTGCTCGCCGTCGAACTCCTCTACTTCGAGCGCGAGCTCCTCGAGCAAGAGGTCACGGAATTCGAGTCCGACGTCCGCGCTGTCTTTGAGGGTGACTGA